A genomic stretch from Neomonachus schauinslandi chromosome 16, ASM220157v2, whole genome shotgun sequence includes:
- the U2AF1L4 gene encoding splicing factor U2AF 26 kDa subunit isoform X1 yields MAEYLASIFGTEKDKVNCSFYFKIGACRHGDRCSRLHNKPTFSQTIVLLNLYRNPQNTAQTADGSHCHVSDVEVQEHYDNFFEEVFTELQEKYGEIEEMNVCDNLGDHLVGNVYVKFRREEDAERAVAELNNRWFNGQAVHAELSPVTDFRESCCRQYEMGECTRGGFCNFMHLRPISRNLRRQLYGRGPRRRSPPRSHTGHRPRERNRRRSPDHRHGRF; encoded by the exons ATGGCTGAATATTTAGCTTCGATATTCGGGACTGAAAAGGACAA GGTTAACTGCTCTTTTTACTTTAAGATCGGGGCCTGCCGGCACGGGGACCGGTGCTCCCGGCTTCACAACAAACCGACTTTCAGCCAG ACCATAGTGCTGCTCAACCTGTACCGGAATCCACAGAACACCGCCCAAACCGCAGACGGATCGCACT gtcACGTGAGCGACGTCGAGGTGCAAGAACACTATGATAACTTCTTCGAG GAGGTGTTCACGGAGCTGCAGGAGAAGTACGGGGAGATTGAAGAGATGAATGTGTGCGACAACCTGGGGGACCACCTCGTGGGCAATGTCTATGTCAAG TTTCGGCGTGAAGAGGATGCAGAGCGGGCAGTGGCTGAACTCAATAACCGCTGGTTCAACGGGCAGGCTGTGCATGCTGAGCTGTCTCCTGTCACCGACTTCCGGGAGTCATGCTGCCGGCAGTATGAGATGGG GGAATGTACCCGCGGGGGCTTCTGCAACTTCATGCACCTGCGGCCCATCTCTCGGAACCTCCGACGTCAGCTGTATGGGCGGGGACCCAGGCGCAG GTCACCCCCGAGGTCCCATACCGGCCACCGTCCCCGAGAAAGAAACCGACGACGTTCCCCAGACCACCGGCATGGCCGCTTCTGA
- the U2AF1L4 gene encoding splicing factor U2AF 26 kDa subunit isoform X2 translates to MAEYLASIFGTEKDKVNCSFYFKIGACRHGDRCSRLHNKPTFSQTIVLLNLYRNPQNTAQTADGSHCHVSDVEVQEHYDNFFEEVFTELQEKYGEIEEMNVCDNLGDHLVGNVYVKFRREEDAERAVAELNNRWFNGQAVHAELSPVTDFRESCCRQECTRGGFCNFMHLRPISRNLRRQLYGRGPRRRSPPRSHTGHRPRERNRRRSPDHRHGRF, encoded by the exons ATGGCTGAATATTTAGCTTCGATATTCGGGACTGAAAAGGACAA GGTTAACTGCTCTTTTTACTTTAAGATCGGGGCCTGCCGGCACGGGGACCGGTGCTCCCGGCTTCACAACAAACCGACTTTCAGCCAG ACCATAGTGCTGCTCAACCTGTACCGGAATCCACAGAACACCGCCCAAACCGCAGACGGATCGCACT gtcACGTGAGCGACGTCGAGGTGCAAGAACACTATGATAACTTCTTCGAG GAGGTGTTCACGGAGCTGCAGGAGAAGTACGGGGAGATTGAAGAGATGAATGTGTGCGACAACCTGGGGGACCACCTCGTGGGCAATGTCTATGTCAAG TTTCGGCGTGAAGAGGATGCAGAGCGGGCAGTGGCTGAACTCAATAACCGCTGGTTCAACGGGCAGGCTGTGCATGCTGAGCTGTCTCCTGTCACCGACTTCCGGGAGTCATGCTGCCGGCA GGAATGTACCCGCGGGGGCTTCTGCAACTTCATGCACCTGCGGCCCATCTCTCGGAACCTCCGACGTCAGCTGTATGGGCGGGGACCCAGGCGCAG GTCACCCCCGAGGTCCCATACCGGCCACCGTCCCCGAGAAAGAAACCGACGACGTTCCCCAGACCACCGGCATGGCCGCTTCTGA
- the IGFLR1 gene encoding IGF-like family receptor 1 isoform X1, with protein sequence MPPRHCFLLPGFPGKCDGSAVVGSPAVTAPQAADPARMGPLCLLLTAALLLGQAAPRGASQHCGRLEYWNPDNWCCGSCLQRFGPPPCPDYEFSENCGLNDSGDHVSRPFKECPIGQCNPDNAELCSPCGGGATAPAPAGSRSGTQRRCRERSVPPKEPCPLKSGRPTVLSSQEPSLLWTSERKVAQQALPNFALPVVLVLVVLVLLVTSAVILLLAQRCHRQAKVVLHPYPGLVCGDTDIHTLFPVHSSSSGSREASRQGAHRRRWLWFHSWAEVGRGQAREGEGGLGDCPSSPSPLHCSPRTAEAGITAPVSPAGGVHSAAGS encoded by the exons ATGCCCCCACGTCACTGCTTCCTTCTGCCCGGGTTTCCTGGAAAGTGTGACGGAAGCGCTGTGGTCGGAAGTCCTGCGGTCACGGCCCCCCAGGCTGCGGACCCCGCCCGGATGGGGCCCCTATGCCTCCTCCTGACTGCCGCACTGCTCCTGGGCCAGGCGGCGCCTCGGGGGGCCTCCCAGCACTGCGGGCGCCTCGAGTACTGGAACCCTGATAACTGGTGCTGCGGCAGCTGCCTGCAGCGCTTTGGGCCGCCCCCCTGCCCGG ACTACGAGTTTTCGGAAAACTGCGGGCTCAATGACTCTGGCGATCACGTGTCGCGCCCCTTCAAAGAGTGTCCTATTGGGCAGTGCAACCCCGACAATGCGGAGCTATGTAGCCCCTGTGGCGGCGGAGCCACGGCCCCTGCTCCCGCGGGGAGCCGGAGCGGAACACAGCGGCGCTGCAGAGAG AGGTCGGTCCCTCCCAAGGAGCCCTGCCCCCTGAAGTCTGGGAGACCAACGGTCCTTAGCTCCCAGGAGCCCAGCCTCTTGTGGACATCTGAGCGCAAGGTCGCTCAGCAGGCCTTGCCGAATTTTGCCCTGCCGGTCGTGCTGGTTCTCGTGGTGCTGGTTCTGCTGGTGACCTCAGCAGTGATCCTCCTGCTCGCCCAGCGGTGCCACCGCCAGGCGAAAGTTGTCCTCCACCCGTATCCTGGCTTGGTTTGTGGCGACACCGACATCCATACTCTCTTCCCTGTGCACTCGTCCTCTTCAGGCTCCCGGGAGGCATCGAGGCAGGGGGCCCACCGAAGGAGGTGGCTCTGGTTCCACTCGTGGGCAGAGGTTGGTCGGGGACaggccagggagggagagggtggacTGGGAGATTGCCCTTCCTCTCCATCACCCCTCCACTGCTCTCCCAGAACTGCCGAAGCTGGCATCACAGCCCCTGTGTCGCCTGCTGGAGGAGTTCATAGTGCTGCTGGATCCTGA
- the IGFLR1 gene encoding IGF-like family receptor 1 isoform X3 yields MPPRHCFLLPGFPGKCDGSAVVGSPAVTAPQAADPARMGPLCLLLTAALLLGQAAPRGASQHCGRLEYWNPDNWCCGSCLQRFGPPPCPELPKLASQPLCRLLEEFIVLLDPEPGPGRGTACGTTRHLAVRYSLPAAWSTFAYSLRPSRSPLRALVEMVVAREPSASLGQLGTHVAQLGRADALQVLSELG; encoded by the exons ATGCCCCCACGTCACTGCTTCCTTCTGCCCGGGTTTCCTGGAAAGTGTGACGGAAGCGCTGTGGTCGGAAGTCCTGCGGTCACGGCCCCCCAGGCTGCGGACCCCGCCCGGATGGGGCCCCTATGCCTCCTCCTGACTGCCGCACTGCTCCTGGGCCAGGCGGCGCCTCGGGGGGCCTCCCAGCACTGCGGGCGCCTCGAGTACTGGAACCCTGATAACTGGTGCTGCGGCAGCTGCCTGCAGCGCTTTGGGCCGCCCCCCTGCCCGG AACTGCCGAAGCTGGCATCACAGCCCCTGTGTCGCCTGCTGGAGGAGTTCATAGTGCTGCTGGATCCTGAGCCTGGGCCGGGTCGGGGGACGGCCTGTGGCACCACGAGACACCTGGCGGTGAGGTACAGTCTGCCTGCTGCCTGGTCCACCTTCGCCTACTCACTGCGGCCCAGTCGCTCGCCACTGCGGGCCTTGGTTGAGATGGTGGTGGCGAGGGAGCCCTCTGCTTCTCTGGGCCAGCTCGGCACGCACGTGGCCCAGCTAGGGCGGGCAGATGCGCTGCAGGTGCTGTCTGAACTTGGCTGA
- the HSPB6 gene encoding heat shock protein beta-6 isoform X1 codes for MEIPVPVQPSWLRRASTPLPGRLFDQRFGEGLLEAELAALCPASLAPYYLRAPSVALPTAQVPTEPGHFSVLLDVKHFSPEEIAVKVVGDHVEVHARHEERPVSPLDEHGYVAREFHRRYRLPPGVDPAAVTSALSPEGVLSIQAAPTTPQAPLPQPQAAAK; via the exons ATGGAGATCCCCGTGCCTGTGCAGCCGTCTTGGCTGCGCCGCGCCTCGACCCCGTTGCCCGGGCGCCTCTTCGACCAGCGCTTCGGCGAGGGGCTGCTGGAGGCCGAGCTGGCTGCGCTCTGCCCCGCCTCACTGGCCCCCTACTACCTGCGCGCACCCAGCGTGGCGCTGCCTACCGCCCAG GTCCCAACGGAACCCGGGCATTTCTCGGTGCTGCTGGACGTGAAGCACTTCTCCCCGGAGGAAATCGCCGTCAAGGTGGTTGGCGACCACGTGGAGGTGCATGCGCGCCACGAGGAGCGCCCGGTGAGCCCGCTG GATGAGCACGGATACGTCGCGCGCGAGTTCCACCGCCGCTACCGTTTGCCGCCTGGTGTGGACCCTGCCGCCGTGACGTCCGCGCTGTCCCCTGAGGGCGTCCTGTCCATCCAGGCCGCACCCACAACGCCCCAGGCCCCACTGCCACAGCCGCAGGCTGCTGCCAAGTAG
- the LIN37 gene encoding protein lin-37 homolog isoform X1 yields MFPVKVKVEKSELEMAKARNQLDAVLQCLLEKSHMDRERLEEEAGKTPSDTHNKDCSIAATGKRPSARFPHQRRKKRREMDDGLAEGGPQRSNTYVIKLFDRSVDLAQFSENTPLYPICRAWMRNSPSVRERERSPSSPLPPLPEDEESSEVTNSKSRDVYKLPPPTAPGPPGDACRSRIPSPLQPETQGTPDDEASEPEPSPSTLIYRNMQRWKRIRQRWKEASHRNQLRYSESMKILREMYERQ; encoded by the exons ATGTTCCCGGTGAAGGTGAAAGTGGAGAAATCAG AGTTGGAGATGGCCAAGGCCCGGAACCAACTTGATGCTGTTTTGCAGTGTCTGCTGGAGAAGAGTCACATGGACAG GGAGCGTCTGGAGGAGGAAGCTGGGAAAACCCCCTCAGACACCCACAACAA GGATTGTTCCATTGCAGCCACTGGCAAACG GCCATCCGCCCGCTTCCCCCACCAgcggaggaagaagaggagggagatggATGATGGGCTGGCTGAGGGAGGCCCACAGCGATCCA ACACGTATGTGATCAAGCTGTTTGACCGGAGTGTGGACTTGGCTCAGTTCAGTGAGAACACACCGCTCTACCCAATCTGCCGAGCCTGGATGCGCAACAGCCCCTCAGTGCGTGAGCGTGAACGCTCACCCAGCTCACCACTGCCCCCACTGCCTGAGGATGAGGAG AGTTCAGAGGTCACCAATAGCAAGAGTCGTGACGTGTACAAGCTGCCTCCACCCACAGCCCCTGGGCCACCTGGAGATGCTTGCAGATCCCGAATTCCATCCCCCCTGCAGCCTGAGACCCAGGGTACCCCTGATGATGAG GCCTCCGAGCCTGAGCCCTCACCATCCACGCTCATCTACCGCAACATGCAGCGCTGGAAACGCATCCGCCAGAG GTGGAAGGAGGCATCTCATCGGAACCAGCTTCGGTACTCAGAAAGCATGAAGATCCTACGGGAGATGTATGAGCGACAGTGA
- the U2AF1L4 gene encoding splicing factor U2AF 26 kDa subunit isoform X5, which translates to MAEYLASIFGTEKDKVNCSFYFKIGACRHGDRCSRLHNKPTFSQEVFTELQEKYGEIEEMNVCDNLGDHLVGNVYVKFRREEDAERAVAELNNRWFNGQAVHGNVPAGASATSCTCGPSLGTSDVSCMGGDPGAGTSGPACQDISYPKALIPRGGPDPVPQ; encoded by the exons ATGGCTGAATATTTAGCTTCGATATTCGGGACTGAAAAGGACAA GGTTAACTGCTCTTTTTACTTTAAGATCGGGGCCTGCCGGCACGGGGACCGGTGCTCCCGGCTTCACAACAAACCGACTTTCAGCCAG GAGGTGTTCACGGAGCTGCAGGAGAAGTACGGGGAGATTGAAGAGATGAATGTGTGCGACAACCTGGGGGACCACCTCGTGGGCAATGTCTATGTCAAG TTTCGGCGTGAAGAGGATGCAGAGCGGGCAGTGGCTGAACTCAATAACCGCTGGTTCAACGGGCAGGCTGTGCAT GGGAATGTACCCGCGGGGGCTTCTGCAACTTCATGCACCTGCGGCCCATCTCTCGGAACCTCCGACGTCAGCTGTATGGGCGGGGACCCAGGCGCAGGTACCTCAGGACCAGCCTGTCAAGACATCTCATACCCTAAGGCCCTTATACCCCGAGGTGGACCTGATCCTGTGCCCCAATAA
- the LIN37 gene encoding protein lin-37 homolog isoform X2, producing the protein MAKARNQLDAVLQCLLEKSHMDRERLEEEAGKTPSDTHNKDCSIAATGKRPSARFPHQRRKKRREMDDGLAEGGPQRSNTYVIKLFDRSVDLAQFSENTPLYPICRAWMRNSPSVRERERSPSSPLPPLPEDEESSEVTNSKSRDVYKLPPPTAPGPPGDACRSRIPSPLQPETQGTPDDEASEPEPSPSTLIYRNMQRWKRIRQRWKEASHRNQLRYSESMKILREMYERQ; encoded by the exons ATGGCCAAGGCCCGGAACCAACTTGATGCTGTTTTGCAGTGTCTGCTGGAGAAGAGTCACATGGACAG GGAGCGTCTGGAGGAGGAAGCTGGGAAAACCCCCTCAGACACCCACAACAA GGATTGTTCCATTGCAGCCACTGGCAAACG GCCATCCGCCCGCTTCCCCCACCAgcggaggaagaagaggagggagatggATGATGGGCTGGCTGAGGGAGGCCCACAGCGATCCA ACACGTATGTGATCAAGCTGTTTGACCGGAGTGTGGACTTGGCTCAGTTCAGTGAGAACACACCGCTCTACCCAATCTGCCGAGCCTGGATGCGCAACAGCCCCTCAGTGCGTGAGCGTGAACGCTCACCCAGCTCACCACTGCCCCCACTGCCTGAGGATGAGGAG AGTTCAGAGGTCACCAATAGCAAGAGTCGTGACGTGTACAAGCTGCCTCCACCCACAGCCCCTGGGCCACCTGGAGATGCTTGCAGATCCCGAATTCCATCCCCCCTGCAGCCTGAGACCCAGGGTACCCCTGATGATGAG GCCTCCGAGCCTGAGCCCTCACCATCCACGCTCATCTACCGCAACATGCAGCGCTGGAAACGCATCCGCCAGAG GTGGAAGGAGGCATCTCATCGGAACCAGCTTCGGTACTCAGAAAGCATGAAGATCCTACGGGAGATGTATGAGCGACAGTGA
- the U2AF1L4 gene encoding splicing factor U2AF 26 kDa subunit isoform X6 produces MAEYLASIFGTEKDKVNCSFYFKIGACRHGDRCSRLHNKPTFSQTIVLLNLYRNPQNTAQTADGSHCHVSDVEVQEHYDNFFEEVFTELQEKYGEIEEMNVCDNLGDHLVGNVYVKFRREEDAERAVAELNNRWFNGQAVHAELSPVTDFRESCCRQYEMGYGSMGVGWAPGVPDSCVLGCCHCQQPRPSIHPLPRECTRGGFCNFMHLRPISRNLRRQLYGRGPRRRSPPRSHTGHRPRERNRRRSPDHRHGRF; encoded by the exons ATGGCTGAATATTTAGCTTCGATATTCGGGACTGAAAAGGACAA GGTTAACTGCTCTTTTTACTTTAAGATCGGGGCCTGCCGGCACGGGGACCGGTGCTCCCGGCTTCACAACAAACCGACTTTCAGCCAG ACCATAGTGCTGCTCAACCTGTACCGGAATCCACAGAACACCGCCCAAACCGCAGACGGATCGCACT gtcACGTGAGCGACGTCGAGGTGCAAGAACACTATGATAACTTCTTCGAG GAGGTGTTCACGGAGCTGCAGGAGAAGTACGGGGAGATTGAAGAGATGAATGTGTGCGACAACCTGGGGGACCACCTCGTGGGCAATGTCTATGTCAAG TTTCGGCGTGAAGAGGATGCAGAGCGGGCAGTGGCTGAACTCAATAACCGCTGGTTCAACGGGCAGGCTGTGCATGCTGAGCTGTCTCCTGTCACCGACTTCCGGGAGTCATGCTGCCGGCAGTATGAGATGGGGTATGGTAGTATGGGGGTGGGATGGGCACCTGGAGTCCCAGACTCCTGTGTGTTGGGGTGCTGTCATTGCCAACAGCctcgtccatccatccatcctctacCCAGGGAATGTACCCGCGGGGGCTTCTGCAACTTCATGCACCTGCGGCCCATCTCTCGGAACCTCCGACGTCAGCTGTATGGGCGGGGACCCAGGCGCAG GTCACCCCCGAGGTCCCATACCGGCCACCGTCCCCGAGAAAGAAACCGACGACGTTCCCCAGACCACCGGCATGGCCGCTTCTGA
- the U2AF1L4 gene encoding splicing factor U2AF 26 kDa subunit isoform X4, with protein sequence MAEYLASIFGTEKDKVNCSFYFKIGACRHGDRCSRLHNKPTFSQEVFTELQEKYGEIEEMNVCDNLGDHLVGNVYVKFRREEDAERAVAELNNRWFNGQAVHAELSPVTDFRESCCRQYEMGECTRGGFCNFMHLRPISRNLRRQLYGRGPRRRSPPRSHTGHRPRERNRRRSPDHRHGRF encoded by the exons ATGGCTGAATATTTAGCTTCGATATTCGGGACTGAAAAGGACAA GGTTAACTGCTCTTTTTACTTTAAGATCGGGGCCTGCCGGCACGGGGACCGGTGCTCCCGGCTTCACAACAAACCGACTTTCAGCCAG GAGGTGTTCACGGAGCTGCAGGAGAAGTACGGGGAGATTGAAGAGATGAATGTGTGCGACAACCTGGGGGACCACCTCGTGGGCAATGTCTATGTCAAG TTTCGGCGTGAAGAGGATGCAGAGCGGGCAGTGGCTGAACTCAATAACCGCTGGTTCAACGGGCAGGCTGTGCATGCTGAGCTGTCTCCTGTCACCGACTTCCGGGAGTCATGCTGCCGGCAGTATGAGATGGG GGAATGTACCCGCGGGGGCTTCTGCAACTTCATGCACCTGCGGCCCATCTCTCGGAACCTCCGACGTCAGCTGTATGGGCGGGGACCCAGGCGCAG GTCACCCCCGAGGTCCCATACCGGCCACCGTCCCCGAGAAAGAAACCGACGACGTTCCCCAGACCACCGGCATGGCCGCTTCTGA
- the HSPB6 gene encoding heat shock protein beta-6 isoform X2: MEIPVPVQPSWLRRASTPLPGRLFDQRFGEGLLEAELAALCPASLAPYYLRAPSVALPTAQVPTEPGHFSVLLDVKHFSPEEIAVKVVGDHVEVHARHEERPDEHGYVAREFHRRYRLPPGVDPAAVTSALSPEGVLSIQAAPTTPQAPLPQPQAAAK; encoded by the exons ATGGAGATCCCCGTGCCTGTGCAGCCGTCTTGGCTGCGCCGCGCCTCGACCCCGTTGCCCGGGCGCCTCTTCGACCAGCGCTTCGGCGAGGGGCTGCTGGAGGCCGAGCTGGCTGCGCTCTGCCCCGCCTCACTGGCCCCCTACTACCTGCGCGCACCCAGCGTGGCGCTGCCTACCGCCCAG GTCCCAACGGAACCCGGGCATTTCTCGGTGCTGCTGGACGTGAAGCACTTCTCCCCGGAGGAAATCGCCGTCAAGGTGGTTGGCGACCACGTGGAGGTGCATGCGCGCCACGAGGAGCGCCCG GATGAGCACGGATACGTCGCGCGCGAGTTCCACCGCCGCTACCGTTTGCCGCCTGGTGTGGACCCTGCCGCCGTGACGTCCGCGCTGTCCCCTGAGGGCGTCCTGTCCATCCAGGCCGCACCCACAACGCCCCAGGCCCCACTGCCACAGCCGCAGGCTGCTGCCAAGTAG
- the IGFLR1 gene encoding IGF-like family receptor 1 isoform X2: MPPRHCFLLPGFPGKCDGSAVVGSPAVTAPQAADPARMGPLCLLLTAALLLGQAAPRGASQHCGRLEYWNPDNWCCGSCLQRFGPPPCPGIEAGGPPKEVALVPLVGRELPKLASQPLCRLLEEFIVLLDPEPGPGRGTACGTTRHLAVRYSLPAAWSTFAYSLRPSRSPLRALVEMVVAREPSASLGQLGTHVAQLGRADALQVLSELG; this comes from the exons ATGCCCCCACGTCACTGCTTCCTTCTGCCCGGGTTTCCTGGAAAGTGTGACGGAAGCGCTGTGGTCGGAAGTCCTGCGGTCACGGCCCCCCAGGCTGCGGACCCCGCCCGGATGGGGCCCCTATGCCTCCTCCTGACTGCCGCACTGCTCCTGGGCCAGGCGGCGCCTCGGGGGGCCTCCCAGCACTGCGGGCGCCTCGAGTACTGGAACCCTGATAACTGGTGCTGCGGCAGCTGCCTGCAGCGCTTTGGGCCGCCCCCCTGCCCGG GCATCGAGGCAGGGGGCCCACCGAAGGAGGTGGCTCTGGTTCCACTCGTGGGCAGAG AACTGCCGAAGCTGGCATCACAGCCCCTGTGTCGCCTGCTGGAGGAGTTCATAGTGCTGCTGGATCCTGAGCCTGGGCCGGGTCGGGGGACGGCCTGTGGCACCACGAGACACCTGGCGGTGAGGTACAGTCTGCCTGCTGCCTGGTCCACCTTCGCCTACTCACTGCGGCCCAGTCGCTCGCCACTGCGGGCCTTGGTTGAGATGGTGGTGGCGAGGGAGCCCTCTGCTTCTCTGGGCCAGCTCGGCACGCACGTGGCCCAGCTAGGGCGGGCAGATGCGCTGCAGGTGCTGTCTGAACTTGGCTGA
- the PSENEN gene encoding gamma-secretase subunit PEN-2 yields the protein MNLERVSNEEKLNLCRKYYLGGFAFLPFLWLVNIFWFFREAFLVPAYTEQSQIKGYVWRSALGFLFWVIVLTTWITIFQIYRPRWGALGDYLSFTIPLGTP from the exons ATGAACTTGGAGCGGGTGTCTAACGAGGAGAAGTTGAATCTGTGCCGGAAGTACTACCTGG gTGGTTTTGctttcctgccttttctctgGTTGGTCAACATCTTCTGGTTCTTCCGAGAGGCCTTCCTTGTCCCAGCATACACGGAGCAGAGCCAAATCAAAGGCT ATGTCTGGCGCTCAGCTTTGGGCTTCCTCTTCTGGGTGATTGTGCTCACCACCTGGATCACCATCTTCCAGATCTACCGGCCCCGTTGGGGCGCCCTTGGTGACTACCTCTCCTTCACCATACCCCTGGGTACTCCCTGA
- the U2AF1L4 gene encoding splicing factor U2AF 26 kDa subunit isoform X3: MAEYLASIFGTEKDKVNCSFYFKIGACRHGDRCSRLHNKPTFSQTIVLLNLYRNPQNTAQTADGSHCHVSDVEVQEHYDNFFEEVFTELQEKYGEIEEMNVCDNLGDHLVGNVYVKFRREEDAERAVAELNNRWFNGQAVHAELSPVTDFRESCCRQYEMGECTRGGFCNFMHLRPISRNLRRQLYGRGPRRS, translated from the exons ATGGCTGAATATTTAGCTTCGATATTCGGGACTGAAAAGGACAA GGTTAACTGCTCTTTTTACTTTAAGATCGGGGCCTGCCGGCACGGGGACCGGTGCTCCCGGCTTCACAACAAACCGACTTTCAGCCAG ACCATAGTGCTGCTCAACCTGTACCGGAATCCACAGAACACCGCCCAAACCGCAGACGGATCGCACT gtcACGTGAGCGACGTCGAGGTGCAAGAACACTATGATAACTTCTTCGAG GAGGTGTTCACGGAGCTGCAGGAGAAGTACGGGGAGATTGAAGAGATGAATGTGTGCGACAACCTGGGGGACCACCTCGTGGGCAATGTCTATGTCAAG TTTCGGCGTGAAGAGGATGCAGAGCGGGCAGTGGCTGAACTCAATAACCGCTGGTTCAACGGGCAGGCTGTGCATGCTGAGCTGTCTCCTGTCACCGACTTCCGGGAGTCATGCTGCCGGCAGTATGAGATGGG GGAATGTACCCGCGGGGGCTTCTGCAACTTCATGCACCTGCGGCCCATCTCTCGGAACCTCCGACGTCAGCTGTATGGGCGGGGACCCAGGCGCAG CTAG